A single genomic interval of Juglans regia cultivar Chandler chromosome 1, Walnut 2.0, whole genome shotgun sequence harbors:
- the LOC118348396 gene encoding uncharacterized protein LOC118348396 produces the protein MARSFFRKLLTYLSSDDELDAVINAEADGESSRHHGNRQRQRSFIFMELAQGRAPPVNYTINGNDYTMGYYLADGIYPKWPTFVKTIPSPQGNKKKNFARAQESARKDVERAFGVLQQRFAIVCGPSRLFKVNDLTNIMKTCVILHNMIIEDERDDSQGLNMEYDQLDDDIPELSRNPTNEFMNFIQRHHEIRDSSAHHLLQADLIEHHWQFHSQQ, from the exons ATGGCTCGTTCTTTCTTTCGCAAATtacttacatacttgtcatcTGATGATGAGCTAGATGCTGTTATTAATGCCGAGGCTGATGGAGAGTCATCGAGACATCATGGCAATCGCCAACGTC agagatcttttattttcatggaaCTTGCTCAAGGGCGTGCTCCACCagtcaattacacaatcaatggcAACGACTACACTATGGGGTACTACCTTGCCGATGGTATTTATCCTAAGTGGCCAACGTTTGTGAAGACGATTCCATCACCCcaagggaataagaagaaaaactttgccAGAGCACAAGAATCTGCAAGAAAAGATGTTGAGCGCGCCTTCGGAGTACTTCAACAACGATTTGCAATCGTTTGTGGACCTTCTCGATTATTCAAAGTCAATGacctaacaaatataatgaaaacatgtgttattctacataacATGATCATTGAGGACGAGCGTGATGATAGTCAAGGTCTGAACATGGAGTAcgatcaacttgatgatgatATTCCAGAATTGTCGCGCAATCCAACAAATGAGTTTATGAACTTCATTCAGCGCCATCATGAAATTAGGGATAGCTCGGCACATCATCTTCTACAAGCAGATTTAATTGAACATCACTGGCAATTCCATTCCCAACAATAG
- the LOC109011133 gene encoding RING-H2 finger protein ATL52-like → MGLDHRRRQLYPDFYGPGSRRLGPPPTQKPEKSCPPFPTQKPEHPHDNHYNQMHLVKTGILITACVVGGALFVAVALAIINKYYSRRNSSRRRNSAILFDTHQEEFLDEDHGPVIDHPIWLIHTVGLQQSVIESITVCKYKKDEGLIDGAECSVCLSDFEEDESLRLLPKCSHAFHLPCIDTWLRSHKNCPLCRAPIVSNAAGSLVTATEPNMNVSGPSQDQTQVENLENYSGVENNRDREGETSEVGVGDGKFRALAIEDGRCTANCHSRAQSNLADNQRVMEEEIQPMRRSVSLDSTSALKIYHAVANIVTDQGSSKTQSVVHQKSSGKKIVVDKPGISGTTSLSKLVKCSSAGRSLQKEPISMKRSFSSSRRFLSSRHFKSVSSILPTL, encoded by the coding sequence ATGGGGCTTGATCATAGAAGACGGCAATTATATCCGGACTTCTATGGCCCGGGATCACGAAGATTAGGTCCTCCTCCAACACAAAAACCAGAAAAATCATGTCCTCCTTTTCCAACACAAAAACCAGAGCATCCGCATGACAATCATTACAATCAAATGCATTTGGTTAAGACCGGTATTTTAATCACTGCATGCGTAGTTGGCGGAGCTCTTTTCGTTGCAGTTGCGTTAGCAATTATCAACAAGTACTACTCGAGGAGGAATAGTTCAAGGAGAAGAAATTCAGCAATACTTTTTGATACCCACCAAGAAGAGTTTCTTGATGAAGATCATGGACCTGTGATCGACCACCCCATATGGTTAATCCACACCGTTGGTCTCCAGCAATCTGTTATTGAATCCATCACAGTTTGCAAGTATAAAAAAGATGAGGGGCTGATAGATGGAGCCGAGTGCTCTGTTTGCTTGAGTgattttgaagaagatgaaagtCTCAGACTCTTGCCAAAGTGCAGCCACGCCTTTCACCTTCCTTGTATAGATACATGGTTGAGATCACACAAGAATTGTCCCCTTTGTCGTGCTCCTATAGTTAGCAACGCTGCCGGTTCTCTGGTAACTGCAACTGAACCTAATATGAATGTTTCAGGTCCAAGCCAAGATCAAACCCAAGTAGAGAATCTTGAGAATTATAGTGGGGTAGAAAACAACAGAGACAGAGAAGGAGAGACCAGTGAAGTTGGGGTTGGAGATGGAAAGTTTAGAGCTTTGGCAATTGAGGATGGCAGATGTACTGCTAATTGTCATTCTCGAGCACAAAGTAACTTGGCTGACAATCAACGAGTCATGGAAGAAGAAATACAACCAATGAGAAGGTCAGTTTCATTAGACTCAACTTCTGCACTGAAGATTTATCATGCTGTGGCAAATATTGTTACAGATCAAGGAAGTTCAAAAACCCAATCAGTAGTACACCAAAAAAGTTCGGGCAAGAAGATTGTTGTTGATAAGCCGGGGATCAGTGGAACCACGAGCTTAAGCAAACTGGTGAAATGTTCTTCAGCTGGGCGTTCCCTGCAGAAGGAACCGATTTCGATGAAAAGGTCTTTTTCTTCTAGCAGAAGGTTCTTGTCATCCAGACATTTCAAAAGTGTGAGCTCAATCCTTCCCACCTTGTGA
- the LOC118348398 gene encoding glutathione S-transferase T3-like, with translation MFYVYKFLEMDSGEHGNMFFTSLLTQEPELDHIYVGQGEQHPVTLDDSPPPPQVDPPPSQRKSARGANFTPEEDKLLVSAWLNSSIDAIQGTDQKHAQLWEKVSQYFNDYKESTNERSVGSLIHRWSAIQKATNKFCAKLAQVEGLNQSGMTEQDKFDKAKVMYQSLEKTTFQFEHCWQLLKDQPKWNQRCTKDGTKRRSTMSPTYSRTSSMATNSPIDSVGGTEGENMETNDVIDLDRPIGRKAEKGKRKAQGRASEELVELSKKRYTLLEESRAQEKEFFRLKAEKMAYEREMEENKTRQEDERLRLEAEKLEIARLEREERIMLLDVSTLNEVQQVYFQQLQREILARRTASSD, from the exons ATGTTTtatgtttacaaatttttagagaTGGACTCAGGAGAGCATGGAAATATGTTCTTCACTAGCCTCCTGACTCAGGAGCCTGAACTTGaccacatttatgttggtcaagGTGAACAACATCCAGTGACTTTGGATGACTCTCCACCCCCGCCCCAAGTAGATCCTCCCCCCTCTCAAAGAAAATCAGCCAGGGGTGCAAACTTCACCCCCgaagaagacaagttacttgtctccgCATGGCTGAATAGTAGCATTGATGCCATCCAAGGAACGGACCAAAAACACGCCCAACTTTGGGAAAAAGTTAGTCAATACTTCAATGAttataaagaaagtacaaatGAGCGAAGTGTTGGGTCCTTAATACATCGGTGGTCTGCCATTCAAAAGGCGACGAACAAATTTTGTGCTAAACTCGCCCAAGTTGAAGGGCtgaatcaaagtggcatgactgagcaagacaag TTTGACAAAGCGAAGGTCATGTACCAATCGCTTGAGAAAACGACCTTTCagttcgagcattgttggcaGCTATTGAAAGACCAGCCGAAATGGAATCAGCGTTGCACAAAGGACGGGACAAAGCGAAGGTCGACGATGTCCCCTACATATTCGCGTACATCATCCATGGCAACTAATTCACCCATTGATTCAGTGGGTGGTACAGAGGGCGAGAATATGGAAACTAATGATGTCATCGATTTGGATAGGCCAATAGGAAGAAAAGCTGAGAAAGGAAAACGTAAGGCCCAAGGCAGAGCCTCAGAAGAGCTTGTGGAGCTTAGCAAGAAAAGGTATACTCTCCTAGAGGAGTCACGTGCTCAGGAGAAAGAATTTTTCCGACTCAAGGCGGAGAAGATGGCATATGAACGAGAAATGGAGGAAAATAAAACTAGACAAGAGGATGAGAGATTGAGGTTGGAGGCGGAGAAACTGGAAATCGCCCGGTTGGAGAGAGAGGAGCGCATAATGTTGCTCGATGTGAGTACGTTAAATGAAGTTCAGCAAGTATATTTCCAGCAACTTCAAAGAGAGATATTGGCGCGACGCACTGCATCCTCAGATTAA
- the LOC109011152 gene encoding uncharacterized protein LOC109011152, protein MAGWASNNPKLNTKGADANEMVIMGLEVSQKSGMDLMQNCDLPPPVKVFTRSDKTVISSMNSMLSMAGKEVENEEFNVYRRSGVENEKLELLKALRLSQTRAREAEKKAAALVKERDYLSNTLVEEGTRLFAYRQWVRLLELHVSKLQSQWLQQHEHQKGCRCGYGGAKGMGGLLKGGDGGEDGAGVTWLIALAFCLGFVGVGFAFGYGYLF, encoded by the coding sequence ATGGCAGGGTGGGCATCGAACAACCCGAAGTTGAACACTAAAGGTGCGGATGCGAACGAGATGGTGATCATGGGTCTTGAGGTTTCTCAAAAGTCAGGTATGGACCTCATGCAGAACTGCGATCTGCCACCACCGGTGAAGGTTTTTACCAGATCGGACAAGACGGTCATCTCGTCCATGAATAGCATGTTGAGCATGGCGGGTAAAGAAGTCGAGAATGAAGAGTTCAACGTGTATAGAAGAAGTGGcgttgagaatgagaagttggAGCTTTTGAAAGCGTTGAGGCTGTCACAAACGCGGGCAAGAGAGGCAGAAAAGAAAGCAGCGGCTTTGGTTAAAGAGAGAGATTATCTATCCAATACTTTGGTAGAGGAGGGAACTCGGTTGTTTGCTTATCGGCAATGGGTGAGATTGCTTGAGCTTCATGTTTCGAAGTTGCAGTCGCAATGGCTGCAGCAACATGAGCACCAGAAGGGTTGTCGTTGTGGTTATGGCGGAGCAAAGGGGATGGGAGGATTGTTGAAAGGAGGGGATGGGGGGGAGGATGGAGCTGGAGTGACATGGCTTATTGCTTTAGCATTTTGTCTCGGATTTGTTGGAGTAGGCTTTGCATTTGGTTACGGATACTTGTTTTGA
- the LOC109011131 gene encoding probable methionine--tRNA ligase: MGDRKEDIRGEEEGCKKIPKLPIPGKRNILITSALPYVNNVPHLGNIIGCVLSADVFARYCRLRGYNVIYICGTDEYGTATETKAMEENCTPQEICDKYHAIHKEVYNWFDISFDEFGRTSTPQQTDVCQDIFKKLMENNWLSENTIQQFYCDNCNRFLADRLVEGTCPFPNCNYDSARGDQCEKCCEMLNSTELKDPRCKVCQTTPQIRDTNHLFLELPLLKDKLEEYINAMSVAGSWSQNAIQATYAWLTGGLKPRCITRDLKWGVPVPHEKFKDKVFYVWFDAPIGYISITACYTPDWEKWWKNPENVELYQFMGKDNVPFHTVMFPSTLLGTGESWTLMKSISVTEYLNYEAGKFSKSKGTGVFGNDAKGTNIPPEVWRYYLLTNRPEVSDTLFSWTDLQTKLNTELLNNLGNFINRVLSFIVKPPGQGYGSIIPDAQGAESHLLTKTLAEKVGNNVDQYVEAMEKVKLKQALKIGMSISSEGNAYLQESQFWKLYKQDQASCSVVMRTSVGLVYLLAYLLEPFMPSFSVKVLKQLNLPPDRTLSLSDEAGDLGKARKPWEVIPAGHKIGTPDPLFKEMKDEDVAFFQMKFSGRQADRAV; this comes from the exons ATGGGAGACCGCAAGGAAGACATACGAGGAGAAGAGGAAGGTTGTAAGAAAATTCCAAAGTTGCCTATACCTGGGAAGAGGAACATACTCATCACAAGCGCTTTGCCTTACGTCAACAACGTCCCTCATCTCGGAAACATCATCGGCT GTGTTCTAAGTGCCGATGTGTTTGCTCGATATTGCCGTCTTCGTGGCTACAATGTGATATACATATGTGGAACTGACGAGTATGGAACAGCAACAGAGACAAAGGCTATGGAGGAGAACTGTACCCCACAAGAGATTTGTGACAA ATACCATGCAATTCATAAGGAAGTCTACAATTGGTTCGACATTAGTTTTGATGAATTTGGGCGCACATCAACTCCTCAACAAACTGATGTTTGCCAAGACATTTTCAAGAAACTGATGGAGAACAATTGGCTGTCTGAGAACACAATACAACAG TTCTATTGCGACAACTGCAATCGATTCTTGGCTGATCGGCTTGTGGAAGGCACCTGCCCATTTCCAAATTGTAATTATGATTCTGCACGTGGAGACCAATGTGAAAAGTGTTGTGAGATGCTAAATTCTACCGAACTTAAAGATCCTAGGTGTAAG GTATGTCAGACAACTCCACAAATTCGTGATACGAACCATTTATTTCTAGAGCTCCCACTGCTGAAGGATAAATTGGAGGAATATATCAATGCCATGTCAGTTGCAGGGTCTTGGAGCCAGAATGCCATTCAAGCCACATATGCATGGCTTACAGGAGGCCTGAAGCCCCGATGTATTACCAGGGATCTTAAGTGGGGGGTTCCTGTTCCACATGAGAAATTTAAGGATAAG GTTTTCTATGTATGGTTTGATGCACCTATTGGTTATATCTCAATCACTGCATGCTACACACCTGACTGGGAGAAGTGGTGGAAGAACCCTGAAAACGTGGAGCTGTATCAGTTCATGGGAAAGGATAATGTGCCATTCCACACT GTGATGTTTCCATCCACACTTCTTGGAACAGGAGAAAGCTGGACGTTGATGAAGAGCATTAGTGTGACAGAATATTTAAACTATGAAGCAG GAAAGTTCTCTAAAAGCAAGGGCACGGGTGTTTTTGGCAATGATGCGAAAGGTACCAACATTCCCCCAGAAGTGTGGCGATACTACTTGCTGACTAACAGACCGGAG GTCTCAGACACATTGTTTTCATGGACAGACTTGCAAACAAAACTAAATACCGAGCTACTGAATAATTTGGGCAATTTCATTAACAGAGTACTGAGTTTCATTGTCAAACCTCCAG GACAAGGATATGGATCTATCATTCCTGATGCACAAGGGGCAGAATCACATCTCTTGACAAAAACATTGGCAGAAAAAGTTGGTAACAATGTGGACCAATATGTGGAGGCAATGGAAAAG GTAAAACTTAAGCAGGCATTGAAAATCGGAATGAGCATTTCAAGTGAGGGGAATGCATATCTGCAA GAGAGCCAGTTCTGGAAGCTATACAAGCAAGACCAAGCTTCCTGCTCTGTTGTTATGAGAACTTCTGTAGGGCTGGTTTATCTTCTTGCATATTTGTTAGAACCTTTCATGCCATCATTTTCTGTCAAG GTGCTAAAGCAGCTTAATTTGCCTCCCGATAGAACACTTTCTCTTTCCGACGAAGCTGGAGATCTTGGAAAGGCAAGAAAACCTTGGGAAGTTATACCTGCTGGTCATAAAATTGGGACACCAGATCCTCTGTTTAAGGAAATG AAAGATGAGGATGTGGCATTTTTTCAGATGAAGTTTTCTGGAAGACAAGCTGATAGGGCTGTATAA
- the LOC109011132 gene encoding putative pentatricopeptide repeat-containing protein At3g25060, mitochondrial, with translation MQSIQWLKRLKPLLLACKDKASIAKVHALMLLTGLSLHLSFNGRLIASYANIGDIVSARKVFDLLPHRGTDAWNAMIIAYSRNDFPVEAVYLYRQMILEGIRPDSSTFTVALKACTRLSDLKTGEEIWDRALDCGYEFDVFIMSSVLNLYAKCGKMDEAIELFDMMPRRDLVCWTTMISGLARSGQPIEAVDMYRRMQKEGMEGDGVAVLGLIQACATLGDSKLGPSVHGYLIRRSLSMDVFVQTGLVDMYAKNGQLELAHRVFKKMPYKSVASWGALISGSAQNGFAGNALEFLVEMQSCGYRPDLVSLLSALLACSQVGFLKLGKSLHGYTLRRFDIDQVLGTAAIDMYSKCGALSWARTLFDKIDSKDSISWNAMISSYGIHGHGKEALSLFLKMTKTNLKPDHATFASLLSAFSHSGLVQEGQYWFNLMVSEYNIPPAEKHYACMVDLLARAGRVEEAHKLIDSMNTEPGLTVWVALLAGCCKNGNLVIGEIAAKKVLELNPDDLGIYALVSNYYAKVRKWDKVAGVRKIMKKTGMKKVPGYSVVDVKGKLHAFLMEDKRHNQYEDIMQLLDKLDHEMRAIGYVPKTEFVLHDLEEEVKEKMLSNHSERLAIAFGLLNTAPGTRLLITKNLRMCGDCHEATKFITKIVNREIVVRDVKRFHHFKNGICSCSDYW, from the coding sequence ATGCAGTCAATTCAATGGCTAAAACGCCTCAAACCTCTTCTCCTGGCCTGTAAAGACAAAGCGTCCATAGCTAAAGTCCATGCTCTCATGCTCTTGACCGGTCTCTCCCTTCATTTAAGCTTCAATGGCCGACTAATAGCATCGTACGCAAATATAGGCGATATTGTATCTGCCAGGAAAGTGTTTGATTTATTGCCTCACAGAGGAACAGATGCGTGGAATGCAATGATCATTGCGTATTCACGTAATGATTTCCCTGTTGAAGCCGTATATCTTTATCGTCAGATGATCTTGGAAGGTATTAGACCTGATAGCTCGACTTTTACGGTGGCCCTCAAGGCGTGCACGCGCCTGTCAGATTTGAAAACGGGGGAGGAGATTTGGGATAGAGCATTAGATTGTGGGTACGAGTTTGATGTGTTTATTATGTCTTCTGTTTTGAATTTGTACGCAAAGTGTGGGAAGATGGATGAAGCGATCGAACTGTTTGATATGATGCCGAGAAGGGATCTTGTTTGTTGGACAACTATGATAAGTGGGCTTGCACGGAGTGGCCAGCCAATAGAAGCGGTTGATATGTATAGGCGAATGCAAAAGGAGGGAATGGAAGGAGATGGGGTTGCTGTGTTGGGATTGATACAGGCTTGTGCGACTCTTGGAGACTCAAAATTGGGTCCTTCTGTTCATGGATATCTGATTCGGAGATCTCTTTCTATGGATGTTTTTGTTCAAACTGGTCTTGTGGATATGTATGCAAAGAATGGGCAGTTGGAGCTTGCTCATCGTGTGTTCAAGAAGATGCCTTATAAGAGTGTTGCATCTTGGGGTGCATTGATTTCTGGCTCTGCTCAAAATGGTTTCGCAGGGAATGCACTTGAATTCTTGGTAGAGATGCAGAGTTGTGGATACAGACCAGATTTAGTGTCTCTTTTGAGTGCACTTTTAGCATGTTCCCAAGTTGGGTTTTTGAAATTGGGAAAGTCTTTACACGGATATACTTTGAGAAGGTTTGATATTGATCAAGTTTTAGGTACTGCTGCAATTGACATGTATTCAAAATGTGGAGCTCTTTCTTGGGCACGTACTCTCTTCGATAAGATAGATTCCAAAGACTCGATCTCTTGGAATGCAATGATTAGCAGCTATGGAATTCATGGCCATGGGAAAGAAGCTCTGTCGCTCTTCCTAAAGATGACAAAAACAAATCTAAAACCAGATCATGCAACTTTTGCTTCTCTTCTCTCGGCCTTTAGTCACTCGGGTCTTGTGCAAGAAGGTCAATACTGGTTTAATCTCATGGTTAGTGAATATAACATACCTCCAGCAGAAAAGCATTATGCTTGTATGGTTGATCTTTTGGCTCGTGCAGGTCGAGTAGAAGAGGCTCACAAGCTAATAGATTCCATGAATACTGAACCAGGGCTTACTGTTTGGGTTGCCCTTCTGGCAGGTTGCTGCAAAAATGGCAACTTAGTGATTGGAGAGATTGCGGCAAAGAAGGTACTTGAGTTAAATCCTGATGACTTGGGAATTTATGCTTTGGTATCAAACTACTATGCCAAGGTGAGGAAGTGGGACAAAGTAGCTGGTGTTAGAAAAATCATGAAGAAGACCGGGATGAAGAAAGTACCGGGGTATAGTGTAGTGGATGTGAAAGGGAAGCTCCATGCTTTTCTCATGGAAGATAAGCGCCACAATCAATATGAAGATATTATGCAACTCTTGGATAAGTTGGATCATGAGATGAGAGCCATTGGATATGTCCCAAAGACTGAATTTGTCTTGCATGACCTCGAAGAGGAAGttaaagagaaaatgttgaGTAATCACAGCGAGAGGCTTGCTATTGCTTTCGGTCTTTTAAACACGGCTCCAGGAACCAGATTACTGATCACAAAGAATCTTAGAATGTGTGGGGATTGCCACGAAGCAACGAAATTCATAACCAAAATTGTGAACAGAGAGATTGTTGTGAGGGATGTAAAGCGATTTCATCATTTCAAGAATGGAATCTGCTCATGTAGCGACTACTGGTAA